The following coding sequences are from one Trichocoleus sp. FACHB-46 window:
- the tnpA gene encoding IS200/IS605 family transposase, giving the protein MSEYIHKSHNVTVLLYHLVFPAKYRRAVFDEQVDAVLREVCLEIKKRYDVKFIEISIDKNHVYFLIQSVPTYSVTKLVRMLKSWTAREVFKRCPSVKKQLWGGEFWSDGCFASTVGKHGDEGMIARYVKEQGNEYLQLHRDE; this is encoded by the coding sequence ATGAGCGAGTACATTCACAAAAGCCATAACGTTACCGTTTTGCTCTATCACTTGGTTTTTCCAGCAAAGTATCGACGGGCGGTGTTTGACGAGCAGGTCGATGCCGTTTTACGAGAGGTGTGTCTCGAAATCAAGAAGCGCTATGACGTTAAGTTTATCGAGATCAGCATCGACAAGAATCATGTGTATTTCTTGATTCAGTCAGTGCCCACATACAGTGTGACGAAGTTAGTGAGGATGCTCAAGAGCTGGACGGCACGAGAGGTATTCAAGCGGTGTCCCAGCGTCAAGAAGCAGTTATGGGGTGGAGAGTTTTGGAGTGATGGTTGCTTCGCGAGTACGGTGGGCAAGCATGGGGATGAAGGGATGATCGCGAGGTACGTCAAGGAGCAAGGGAATGAGTATCTGCAACTGCATCGAGATGAATAA